The DNA window TTCGAAGGTGTCCCCTAATTTGCTATCTCTGAGCCAATTTCTTTCTCATTTATTCTTCAAGGAGAAGCAATTGCAATTCGGTGTGGGCTCTTACATAGTATTGCTGAAGCAATTGACAACATTGaagtgaaaacaaaaaatcttgaGCTTGCCACTATCCTAAGCAGCAACCATGCGGATcccaaacttgaagttttcggTATTTGGATGAACATCAAATATTTGGctaccttttttctttcttgttcattCAAGTATGTTCCTAGGGAGACTAACAGCATCACTGACTCCTTAGCTCGGAAAGCCATCTCCTTAGCGTGCAGGATGGATTGGCCCTCTTCCACTCCTTGGATTTCTGATCTATGTAAATCGGACTCCTTGCGCTGGTCATGCATAAATATATAGACccgtttttaccaaaaaaaaaaagactaaccCAGTAATTGCTTCCATCAAGGCCTAATACCTCAAACCTACACAACAACAAAATAACATCTCAAAAAACCACATGATACTTGAAATCtagaattcataaaaaaaaaaaaaaaaaaaaaaaaaaaacacacacacacacacacacacacacacacataataCTTGAAATCCTGAATTCTATTTCATCCAGAATTCATCAAAAATTCACATGATACTTGAAATCTAGGTATTTAGGCAGTTTTAGAGGGGGTCGGGTCAGTTTGGCTAAATGAGTCGGTTCTAGCGGGTTTCTTAAGTGAGTCGGGTTGATCGAACGCCTGATAGGCTAGTAGCTTGCACCTTAAACGTCCGTTTAATAAATGAGTCTGATGTAAACCTGACATATTTATTAAATGAACAGATTCAGATCGAACCTTAAGTGAATCGAGCTCGATTAAACCTATCGATGCAAgttcaggattgacacccctagcttaAGGTAAGATCTTCCAGGGCGACAATGCCTCATACGCTCAATTAGAAATCAATAATATAATTGAGCAATCGTAGTATCAGCATCAATCAATCTAAGTCAGACATGGAACCCTGAAGAAAATCACTAAAGATCATCAAATCATTTTGACTTACCGTCGTCTGAAAACAAATTTTGCGCTATCACATCCTAGCTTTTGATCGGGTCAATCACTTCTAGCTTTGTTAGCTTTTGATAAGGCTAGTGAATCAATGAGAGCCACATTTTAACTTGCCCTGATCTAGAAACTGGAGATGGGATTGATTGATACTAATAAGAGATTAAATCAATATAGTCACTGctcattattttaattatcttctTATTAGAATTGTCTAGACTTTCTCATTAAATCTTCTTGGAAAACGatgaagttaaaaaccaaaaaaattgagTTAAATAATATTTGGCAAGAGCATATTCTTTGATGAAACTGAGAAAGATACAACTAATACAATAACATGGAATTCATACGAAtatacaactttttttttttttttttggctaacgattGGTATCTAACTGGTCCTATGGGCCCATACTGACACCACAATCATATGGATCGGATTATACTGGGGTTGagtgagaaccattcaacttttactgaaagcggtgaagagcactaaatacctCCATGTCAGTGATCTAAAGTGTGTCTGgtgagagtcgaacttaggatgtcCAAGTTTACGGCTCATACTAAGTTCATTGCTCACTAATTGTGCTAACCCCTTGGGTTCATATGAATATACAACGATCAATACAAAGATAAGTATAAGTACAGTTAGATCAATGGCAGAAAAATGATGCCTTCCTGTATGTTACTCTTACGGCAATGATCATCAATTTTATCtaccttcttatttattttctattttctattttttgtgttGTACACTTAATTGGTCTATGTCGACAATATATGGAGTGAAGGGAGGATCAATTTATgaattgaaataaaaactctttttcttttaaaagatACAATGTTAAGCCCGCACATATACAATATTTTTATACCAATTAAggtgtagaaacacaaccctaaaataatgcaaaagataatggaaaaataagaacaagtaatgcacacagatttacaaggttcggTAAGATTGCCTACTTCcctagtgagatgagatcctgcttcactatcaatggagaatagggttacagcgctcatcctcacacctctcagtattacttgcattacagaaaaaaaaaaaaaaaaaaactctcgctccaaatatatagcgaaaaacccttaTTCGAAAAGTAAGATTCAActgtactccctagattaaactgtgagTCTGTCAAGGCGCTGTACCagtacaagacatcgtacaccaacattaAGGTGTGTCTAGTAAGATTCAATAACCCAAAATGTGATCACTTGCCTCTATTGAACCTAGCTAACCAACTCCACCAATAGTCAATACTTATCAAACCGTTTGTAAAAAACCCAATTAGATACTATGCTaactcaataaaaataaaatcttacaatctcccacttaaACAACATACgtaaaaaattttagattttcaaaataaatctAGATAAATATTTCTAAATGCCTAAGATTTTCCCTAGTTTTCGTATATGTTCAACTGAACTAGTCGAGTTAATCAAACTGATATCATCTGATTCCTCCTCACCACTATCTCAAATTATTTATCAACTATGTAATTTTATAATGAATTGAAAGCATGattggattattattattatttatttatttatttttttttaagatttattgTGTTTGGATGTTCATTCTTTattgattttctgtttttagtGATTTTATGTTGAATTAGAGCTTTGTTGGGAGCTATTTATCATTTCAATCAAACCAGAAGCAATATTTGAGAGTGGTTTAACCAGATAGGCAAGGTGCCTAATCCCTACAACCTGATCAGCCAAACAGATTTTTGCTGGACTGATCCACAACACTAGAATCTACCTCTATGTCATAAAGATATCCAGGGAAAGATTTGTTCACCATCTTGTTCAACATCTACCAACATATAAGATAGGGAAAGATAACTACTCTTCTAGATTTCAATATTAAACTAATTCAGTCAtgaagtttttgtttttgtttttgtattttttttttttttcaataaaatcatgAAGTCAATATTTATTTGTAGGTCTTAAACCTTTATCTAAGTAAATTCTGAGTCATTTTTTAAGGACAAGGTTAGGCTTTATCCTCATATGCGCAAAGATCATTGTTCTCACAAATAAGTTAAGAGGAAATGTTTATTGTGGGGCAGTGTGacttgtgtgtgtgtatgaAAGCCAATAGGAGTGCACGAGGAAGCATCAACAGAAGCATCATTTTCTTCTGCTAAAGTATGTACATTTATGTCTTCCTTATGTAAATCTAAATGTTGATAGGCTAACAAAGCATGCAACAGCAACTACTATATCCTCCACTTGGGATAGTGCCCATATATTCAATCTTCAAGATATTAATTGGGATTTTCAACTAAATCCTAGATATAGATTTAcgtatgtttttattttttttcttcacttgcttctttgttgatggccatgccgaaggtagaGTTGTAATTCGATGGAGTTGATCTCATTTATTGCTCTATGAATTTTTAATCATTAATAAATTTTGCTGcttcttaggaaaaaaaaaaaaatgttgatagGGCAATGGGGGAGATGATATTTTAGTAATAGGTAAGCATGCTAACGATAATATGAAATTTTAGAGTTACGTGTCTAGAATTGAAGCGTTTATTACCTTTACAGAAAAGTCTATTCGAAAAAGATCTATAAGGAGCCTGATAAAACCCACAAGAGGCTAATATAGGGTCCAATGGAATGAACCTACTTATTGCAAGTACTATCTACTTATTACTACCACTACTAAGAGAAGGAGTGGTAGGAGGGTTGAACATTCGACCATTCTCTGGAGTTATGCTAGACCTCCAATGGCTAGCTGCTACCGCTACTGTAGAAGCACAACACATCCCCTTCAGCATGCCTTTCAAATGGATAGAATTTAGGTATGAACTTCTATCCATACTTAATGGTTACttgttctcttcctttttccttcacTTATTTCAGTTTTGGCATGTATATTCCAACATCGAACCATAggaatcatttatgttgatgctAATGCAAATCCATGATATAGATTTATGCATCCAAGTTTAATTGGGTATTCCATTCATCAAATAATTATGTTGAAATTGCAAATAATCAAGGTAAAAGTGAAACATGGAACTCTGTGCTTTTGCGCCAATAATAGAtcataatttgttttatttccaaaatatttttgaaaagaatatATCAATTGAGCTTTCTCACTTCGAAAAACATCACTTGcctgtactttccggattactAAAGAAGCATCCATCAACATTTAACTTTATTCAATTAGACAGTAGAGCACGTCAAAATATCTCCATAATGGTTGGCGCATCATGTGGGATAGTAGGAACTCCAATTCGTCTTCAACAAGTGAGGGCTACCACTGAGGTCACTTGACCCTTGAGAGGAGGAACTTGCTCCCTAACCGtcgaaaaaatatgatttaaaacGTAGCAATTGTGCAATCCTTTACCATCACTTGcctgtactttccggattactAAAGAAGCATCCATCAACATTTAACTTTATTCAATTAGACAGTAGAGCACGTCAAAATATCTCCATAATGGTTGGAGCATCATGTGGGATAGTAGGAACTCCAATTCGTCTTCAACAAGTGAGGGCTACCACCGAGGTCACTTGACCCTTGAGAGGAGGAACTTGCTCCCTAACCGtcgaaaaaatatgatttaaaacGATTGTGCAATCCTTTACCTTCAAATTGTCTCATGTTCCTTCGCTTCCATAGAAAATAGGTAAGAATTAACAAACCCAGCCCACCAAACTTCTTTTAGTGAAGGATAGAGCATTGATAGAATCATGTTGCTACAACCccacattgaaaatatttttaaattcacTCCATATAACCATAGAGTAGTTGCACTCGAGAAAGATGTGCCACATAGACTTAGATACCATGGAGCAAAATATGTGAAATCTTTTAGAATCATTAGTGGATGTTTTGAAATTAAGTTCTacttttggtatgattttttgaAATGTATTATTGACCTTGAAtgtattccaagaatgcatactaAACGCAGCCTTAAAAAGGATGGGGGTTGGATGGTTCCAATATTTGACCACTCCCTAAACTTATGCTAACCATTGCGCAAACAACTTCCTCAACTTAAGCTAGACAAGTGTGCTAGAAGGGCATCCCCTTCACCATACCTTTCAAAtggacaaaaataaaaaaatcagaacTGAGGTCTTAAATTTTTCCGTACTTGATAGTTGTATTGCCACATCAATGAGACTCAATGTGGTACATATAGAACTCTAGCAACCACTTAAGTTGTCGTTGCCACAAATCCATgagtaaaaaattaatttggaaTCGTAGATAATTGAtatattacaaaaaaagaaaagaagtagaTAATAAGTAGATAATCAAGGTAAAACTAACTATCAAACCCGGATTCTCTTCATCCAACTGTAACTTTCTACCCCGTTTCACAATATTCATGGGTGTGATACCCATTCCCagttatctttttttattattattattcattattATAACAGGTGAAActgggggtgtcaattctgaacCTGCATTGGTAGGCTCAATcgagcccaacacgtttatagCCCAACATGGAACAGCCCAATTAATAACGTGTTGGGCTTTATTAAATAGGAgttcacggtgcaagtagctagcccgTCGGGCACCCGAGCGAATCGACACGTTTATATCCCCAGCTTGAACAGACTCGTTGTAGCCCGACTCCCTTTAaaactacataaaattcctattttaccactactagtaaaaaactaattaaattttcttattatttgttttgtagtaggatttgatttaattaagctttattttgtaagttgtaatatTCATAATCTcgtcttattttttaaaataataaccataatctcatatcacttttcttctttcttaaatATTTGCGTCACATATTTATGTGCCTTCAACCCactttaagaaaagaattttagggtaggcacatttaaagcccgtttagagtCCGTTTAAACTTAAATAGGTTTGTAGCCCGATTAAATCCTGATTAAGATCCATTTGAAGAAGCTTGATTAAAACCCGACACTGACCGACCCAATTATAAACCGTATCATGTCCTCAAAATtaggcccatttacttaaacgaGTGTTTATAGTGTAAGACTTTCAAGTGGTTAAGTCCGAttaaacccaacccaactgattgacacccctaagtgaAATTATCTTAAAGATTGCATATATATTAAATTTGTTGTAACCATACCTAGGGAtttcaaaagaaaaccaaaactaGTGATAGAGGTGAGGCTGGTTGGATACTCTCAGATCTCCCGTGTAATGTACGCAGACGGCCAAACCACTTCCTACAAATAtacatgctttatttttttgtctccaTGTTCACCAGAATTAATGATTCCAAGCCAATAGGCATCAACAGCTTTTGGATGGGACCCACCCTCCTGCATTTTAGAAGTAAGTACGCATGCCTCATTTTATTGAACCCAACTGATGAGTCTGAGGAAAAATGTATGCACGTGAATCACTCCATGTACACTGTTTATTTGATTGACATTGTCCAACCAGATGTCTGTTCACCattaatttgttaatttttatttaccCCCTTTGCAAATTCCCCTCCCCTTGATTAGAGTCAAATCCAGATAAAATGAACTATTTTTGTACGTGATTCACGCATGAAACTCAATTATTACAATACGATCTTATACTGAGTGAATTCCATGTGTAGATTAAACACTGTATGAGAATGGTTGGTTCTCAAACAAGGACCTCATCCGAACCTTCTAGAATTTAGAGCCTAACCAAGTGTTATTTATAGGTGACTCATTTCCTCTATGATTAAGAGGAAGAACAAACGTGGTGCCTTTGAGTAGTGTTGTGTGATGCTTCTTCTCACCCCATCACAAATGTCTCTTTGGAATGTCATTTTAGTTCTCATATTAACTCTAGTGATATGGTGGTTTGCCTATTGCCAATTTGTAATTGGTGACCGGCGGCGACTACCGCCTGGTCCTCCGGGACTACCAATTATCGGCAACCTCCACATGTTAGGCAAGCTTCCTCATCACAGCCTCCGTAAGTTGGCCAAAGAGTATGGACCCATTATGTTCATTCAGCTTGGCCAAGTACCGGCTATTGTAGTCTCATCCCCTAAAGCAGCTGAACTGTTTCTCAAGACCTATGATGCCAACTTTGCTAGTAGGCCTAATACCATGGCAGCCAAACATTTGTCTTATGGGGGCAAAGGCATAGCCTTCACCCCATATGGTCCTTACTGGACCAAAATGCGTAGGCTATGCACAACTGAGTtctttggcaactcaaagattGGATTGTTCAAGttgatgagggaagaagaggtTGGTCACTTTGTTCAGACACTCAAGAAAGATGGCGACGCCGGTGCCGTGGTGGATATCACTGCTAGGGTGGGATCACTCGTAGAGCAAATGAGTTACCTGATGGTGTTTGGCGACAAGGATGATAGCTACAACATCAAACCAGCTATTAAGGAAGCCCTATGGCTTTCTGGTGCTTTCAACCTTGCTGATTATATTCCTATCATTCGCTCACTTGATATTCAGGTAAGTTTCTGTAACTTCTTATATTTGTTCTAATGTAACTTCTTATAATCAAAACTTTGATAAAAAAAACTGGGTATGCTGTCGGTATACTCAGATCAATCTAtgtctatcttcttctccttaccTTGAAAAAGTTGTCTATATCTCTTCCATCCTAACCCTTTCATTAGTTAAGCCAGTGCCTAACCTCCtcccactcttttttttttttttataaaaactaTTGAATCCAACTTGGGAACAAGCCAacaaatttttaaaattcaagaaaaatacaaaaccaaacaaaagaaaaaataagagataATTAAATATCAAGAGTAAAATTGGGGTGATGGTTCTCTCGTCTAACAATTGGTTGCTTGCTGCTTTGAGGTTCCATTGGTATGCCCTAGCACCATGGTTTCAGAAATTGAATTAGATTGAATTGAAATTGGACTTGATAGATCTTGATTCTTAgttgataaagggtaaaacagtCTAAAAGcgattttttaattgaaaacagGGATATTTCTGTTCGATCTGAATCGGTACAGAATCAAAATTTCCCTTGATAGATCCCATTCCCAATACCAAGATCTCAAACACTGCTTAGCACACATTCTTCCTTCcgtccttctttctttctttctttctttctttctttctttctttctttcattttttttttttttNNNNNNNNNNNNNNNNNNNNaaattttttttttttattttaagtgaaTTTAAAATGGGAAAAGGAATGCTAATTGGTGTCCTATTCTCTACGCCCTCTCACAAGGTCCCATGAAATGGCCACTTCTCCCTGTGTGCTCTATGGTGGATACTTATGTGGGCTCCTCTATTAGAAGGTGTAGGGAACACAGCTACTGACCATTCGttctcccataaaaaaaaattgatagagGATTCTGTAAAAAGCAACGTGGCTTTTGGATCATTGTAAGGACTAATGGTAAGATAGTGCAAGTGGAAGTATTAACAATGACGGAATTTACACCTTTCATGTGAAATAAGGCGGTCATTTTTCGGGAATTCCCTATGTCTTGGCACAGGAACCATGTTTTTTACTATTCTCTTTTCATAACAAAATCAATTGCCTAACATCTGAATCAAGTTAAAAGGGAAATCCAAAGATGATACGAAGGATAGATAAAGTTGGCCAAAAACAGCCAAAACACCCTTCCACTTGGGCCCACTCGTAGGGACTCCGGCTGACTAAGGAGGTCTAGAACTTGACGGAACTAAGTTAACCTTATTATCAGTCTGATTCTTGTAAGCAATGGGAGGATTCCCATTATCTTTGAAGAACGGGAAAGACTCACCCAATTTTTACCATTGGATAGCTTCTGCAGTACCTGTAAATCATCAAACACAAAGAATTtccttagggggtgtttggtttggtaaatcaaatggtgtatgtattgattatgaatgtcaatcttttgatagatatttttctgaattatgtttctttctgaaaaatcatttggttgccttgagactagtacatgtttctcgcggatTGAGATATTGACTTTCATAGAGAATTTTTTTCCGTTTTCTctttttatactaggtggtaaaaaggttgctcaaatctaaGTTTAAGTGTTAAGGTAAATTTAGATTTgtaacacatcctttgtaatatggtcattcatagGAAGTAAGGTGCTCACTTATAAGTGTCATCCTAGTGGAatcaaacaactccaaaaattaaggactatcattctaaagaatgtcatcccaaagatttatcGAACCAAATACCTCCTTTCAGTAGAAGTCACTTCCATGTCTAGATTCAACCCTAAACTGTGTCTAGTTCCTTTCTTCAAACTGTACGAATACCACAAAATGGTGAGGATAAAAGTCGACATCAATGGTGTGGCCACCAACATATGAGAGTGTTTGACCTACACATTTTTTGTGTTTGTTAGGGCCATGGAACTATGGATTGAAATTGTGAATCTTGGCCAAATGCTAGGGCCGACGGCTTCTCCCAAGATCAATAATTCAATCTCATGCTAAAAAGGGTAAAGAAATTGACAAATGCACCCAAAACATTAGTTGAACCCGTGATAAACCTACCGGTGTGGATGTGTCTGTCTTTTTTCAAACTTGTAGGGGATGTCATATCATGTCAGGACATTGATTTATGACTAAAGTTGACAGTGGCAGtgtaattttttctaaaaaaaaaaaaaatgattgttcATATAATGCATTGATTCGAATCTTTGTAGGGATTGATTCGCCGTATGAAAGCTGTGAATAGGGATACTGATGAGTTCTTGGAAAAGCTGATTGACAATCACATGCAAGCTCCTGAAGACCACAAGGATCACCACAAGGGCTTCATTCATAAAATGTTGTCCTTAATGATAAAATCCAATGAGGGACAGGAACAACAGGGATACATGATGGATCGAACAAATATCAAAGCAGTCTTGGTTGACATGCTTGTTGGTTCAATGGACTCGACAACAACCACAATTGAGTGGACCTTTTCAGAAATCTTGAAACATCCAAGGGTGATGAAAAAGCTACAAGAAGAGCTGAAGAATGTTGTTGGCATGGATAAGGTAATGAAAGAAGAGGATTTAGCAAGGCTAGAATACTTGAATATGGTGATAAAGGAAAGCATGAGACTTCATCCTCCTGGACCATTGCTTGTTCCTCGTGAATCAATGGAAGATCTAACAATTGATGAATACCACATACCTAAGAAATCTTGTGTCATGATAAATGCTTGGGCAATAGGTCGAGACCCTAATGTGTGGTCTGATAATGCTGAAGAATTCTTCCCTGAGAGATTTTCTGACAACAGTGTTGATATTCAAGGACATGATTTCCGACTTATCCCATTTGGATCAGGCCGTAGAGTTTGCCCTGCTGTGCAATTGGGACTAACCGTGGTTCGGCTAGTTCTTGCGCAATTGGTGCATTGCTTTAATTGGGTGCTTCCGAATGGAATGTTACCTAGAGATTTAGATATGAATGAGATCTATGGCCTAACGGTGTCAAGGGCGAAACCTCTACTCGTTGTTCCAGCTTATCGTCTTCATGTCTCTTAAGTAATGAGGAGAAGCTACAAGCAGTACTAGTAGCCATTTTATTAACCATATTGACTATATCTCCATGAGGAAAGGCTATAGCAAGAGATCTACATTGATGTAACATATATAAATAAAGCCTCCTACAAGGTGCCCTAATAAATCAGGACTTTCGTTGCTTTGATAGATTTCCTATTGAGAGTTAAGGGATGTTTGTGAGGTATTGTATTTTCTTTGGGATGTCAAGTGATCATGTATCTGTtagcaaataataataaatatattaataatagtGAAGCATAAATAAACCTTTCTGCAGTATATATGCTCTCCAAAAATTTATAATGATGTGAAAGCATGAGTGGATTAAGTTTCTTTTGTTTGcgtgtccttttttttttttttattattgattttctatcattttaagaatctattattatttgattaaaaaataaataataataataataataaactttgGGGAACAAATTTCTTTTCATCCacggtgaagagattccctagTTTCATTCTCGTTGGATAGAACTCCTGAGGGCAATGGCCACGTGGTACAATAGAAAGATGATTATGACCTTGAATCCTTCACCAATTTGTGGTTCAAAATGAAACTTCAATCAATTCTTTTTCAATGGAAGAAAGAAGGTAACATTAATCACAATAACGTGTTACATCCACATTTAGCCCAAACATCAAAATCATGGACTTCTGCATAGCAAGGCAAGCAAGCTCCTTAATGAAAGCAACTTCTTTCAAATGTTCagtctttttctcttttaaataatatcaatttattcataagaaaaaaaaaaaaaaaccataagggACCTTTATGTCCTAATTATTTgataaagaaaaatggaatggaAGGGGTGGAAAATTTATACTTGTTTCCCACAAATATGAGTATTTATTTAGTGAGTTAAAAAATTTATCCGACAACCTCATTAGATATGGTTTTCTTGTGAACCCACTTATTCTCACCTCACTGACTTCTAAAGTCCAACTGATTTGGTTCAACTTCG is part of the Macadamia integrifolia cultivar HAES 741 chromosome 9, SCU_Mint_v3, whole genome shotgun sequence genome and encodes:
- the LOC122088191 gene encoding cytochrome P450 71AU50-like, giving the protein MLLLTPSQMSLWNVILVLILTLVIWWFAYCQFVIGDRRRLPPGPPGLPIIGNLHMLGKLPHHSLRKLAKEYGPIMFIQLGQVPAIVVSSPKAAELFLKTYDANFASRPNTMAAKHLSYGGKGIAFTPYGPYWTKMRRLCTTEFFGNSKIGLFKLMREEEVGHFVQTLKKDGDAGAVVDITARVGSLVEQMSYLMVFGDKDDSYNIKPAIKEALWLSGAFNLADYIPIIRSLDIQGLIRRMKAVNRDTDEFLEKLIDNHMQAPEDHKDHHKGFIHKMLSLMIKSNEGQEQQGYMMDRTNIKAVLVDMLVGSMDSTTTTIEWTFSEILKHPRVMKKLQEELKNVVGMDKVMKEEDLARLEYLNMVIKESMRLHPPGPLLVPRESMEDLTIDEYHIPKKSCVMINAWAIGRDPNVWSDNAEEFFPERFSDNSVDIQGHDFRLIPFGSGRRVCPAVQLGLTVVRLVLAQLVHCFNWVLPNGMLPRDLDMNEIYGLTVSRAKPLLVVPAYRLHVS